The Naumovozyma dairenensis CBS 421 chromosome 2, complete genome genome segment ATATTCCAAACTTTTACAGTGGCATCTTTACTTCCTGTCATCAGTAACGAATTATTGTTACTCATTTGGAGGCAATTGATTGTGGCTTTATGTCCAGAGAACGACCCAAGTTGCTCGGTGGTCGATAAATCCCAAATCTTGACTGTATTGTCATAGTTAGCAGCAGTACATAAAGTATTCCAGGATTTGGCAAAATCTAAGCATGTAATGCTATCTGTATGAGCACTCttaaatgaatgaattttATCACCAAGATTGTAGTTAGATCTAGTCGTACTAGAAGATGtatgtttttttgttacATTATCTGCCAAGTCCTCAATAGCTGTTGTGTTTTCAGTAACTTGCTCGAAAGAGGATGAACGCATTGAATATGACATATCGTCACCCTCGCCATTATTGATAAGTGAAACacttgataataaatttgatgattCTTCTGTATGTACCTGATAGAATGACTGGTTCTTTTGCTGTGTTTCTGTCTCTCTATCGAATTCTGATGCGTACTCTGCAACAAAGTTTTTTCTGTCATCGATTGTTTTTAGTTCATTCTCCAATTCTAACTCGAACTTTTCAACAATAGCAAGTTTTTGACATTGTGATTGTTGGGAATATTGTAATTGCTGTATTCTAAAATCCAACTTCGCAATATCGTTCCGAACAATCTGTTTTTGTAGTTCAATAGTTGAGAACTCTTCGACTATTCtattaaaagatttatttaGGTAAGATAAAGAATATGCTGTTTTTATTGATTCTAAATCGTGATTAGAGAGAGGTGGTTCAATTCGGCAACTAGAAGTTGAAGAATCTTTTTCAGTAAATTGATCTCCTTCGGAGGATATGCCATAATACCAAAAATGTAATTGAAATCCCCAATAAAGACTTACCTCCTGATTATTATCACACAAATTGGCTACTTCATTTTCCACTCTTTCATTTGCAACCATGATTTGTCGTAGGGGTTCCGGCGGTATTTCAAGTAGCAATTCATCACTTAAGTAACATGCAAGTTTGAATGCACTATat includes the following:
- the CAF4 gene encoding Caf4p (similar to Saccharomyces cerevisiae MDV1 (YJL112W) and CAF4 (YKR036C); ancestral locus Anc_1.247), whose amino-acid sequence is MAGNALSQLPNAKSVTTHPSFAGQLLPFKCLLYQNSRSAIALLLHKLKRRFSKEMYPPFLSSSFSNANQQYFDNNIVDKYSAFKLACYLSDELLLEIPPEPLRQIMVANERVENEVANLCDNNQEVSLYWGFQLHFWYYGISSEGDQFTEKDSSTSSCRIEPPLSNHDLESIKTAYSLSYLNKSFNRIVEEFSTIELQKQIVRNDIAKLDFRIQQLQYSQQSQCQKLAIVEKFELELENELKTIDDRKNFVAEYASEFDRETETQQKNQSFYQVHTEESSNLLSSVSLINNGEGDDMSYSMRSSSFEQVTENTTAIEDLADNVTKKHTSSSTTRSNYNLGDKIHSFKSAHTDSITCLDFAKSWNTLCTAANYDNTVKIWDLSTTEQLGSFSGHKATINCLQMSNNNSLLMTGSKDATVKVWNIDLGIELAKKENNQLEEKDESPCVLTFDSHSDEITALSFDGEYLISASRDKTVRQYDIISGKCFQTLATNFGSISKTNGDMLMSRNSPVVGALQYYNTALITGSSDGIARLWDLRIGKVVRSMEGHNGAITSLQFDPIKLTTSSTDGDIRVWDLRTAGWLELHPCGLPVTSFDSSPPGLLAVISEGEERIRIIDQQKKDHWFCGESENVIDEMMAPSSYSYATSVKCRDDRMVEGRSNGTVNLWAI